A stretch of the Panicum virgatum strain AP13 chromosome 9N, P.virgatum_v5, whole genome shotgun sequence genome encodes the following:
- the LOC120691054 gene encoding uncharacterized protein LOC120691054 isoform X1 — MLDSLSGDCPPLPTPERLASASNCGSAPSSPPSPPSWRFLDNANNGGCMCSFKSHDRVGRNSRLCVVRFSSLPCPCSLVELCALQHSYLLYPQDHLEWRKFAASLLSATKVLFRACLIVQYVNIIIVHCYN, encoded by the exons ATGCTCGATTCGCTCTCAGGGGACTGCCCGCCTCTGCCGACGCCGGAGCGCCTGGCCTCCGCCTCCAACTGCGGCAGCGCCCCCTCCTCACCTCCCTCACCCCCTTCCTGGCGGTTCCTGGAT AACGCAAACAATGGTGGCTGCATGTGCTCGTTTAAATCACATG ATCGAGTTGGTAGGAACTCCAGACTCTGCGTGGTGCGATTCTCCAGCCTGCCATGCCCATGCAG CTTGGTCGAGCTTTGTGCCCTTCAACATTCATATTTACTCTATCCACAAGATCACTTGGAGTGGAGGAAATTTGCTGCTAGCCTACTAAGTGCTACAAAAGTGTTGTTCCGTGCCTGCCTAATTGTGCAATATGtaaatataattattgtgcactGTTATAATTAG
- the LOC120691054 gene encoding uncharacterized protein LOC120691054 isoform X2, whose translation MWVLLSFFLVVQICISLFRSRTQTMVAACARLNHMIELVGTPDSAWCDSPACHAHAAWSSFVPFNIHIYSIHKITWSGGNLLLAY comes from the exons ATGTGGGTGTTGCTTTCATTCTTTCTTGTTGTTCAGATCTGCATCAGTCTGTTTAG GAGTAGAACGCAAACAATGGTGGCTGCATGTGCTCGTTTAAATCACATG ATCGAGTTGGTAGGAACTCCAGACTCTGCGTGGTGCGATTCTCCAGCCTGCCATGCCCATGCAG CTTGGTCGAGCTTTGTGCCCTTCAACATTCATATTTACTCTATCCACAAGATCACTTGGAGTGGAGGAAATTTGCTGCTAGCCTACTAA